A window of the Arachis duranensis cultivar V14167 chromosome 5, aradu.V14167.gnm2.J7QH, whole genome shotgun sequence genome harbors these coding sequences:
- the LOC107487799 gene encoding protein RALF-like 34: MAAVSLPLLRIVVLAVCSFLLLCLALSPNALAVAQIEETSLNLMSDALEWPTATMSSLYDADVEEEIEDEEVEGGRGNGRRSLFWRRMKYYISYGALSANRIPCPPRSGRSYYTHNCFKARGPAHPYTRGCSIITRCRR; this comes from the coding sequence ATGGCTGCAGTTTCTCTCCCTCTTTTGAGGATTGTTGTTCTTGCGGTCTGCTCGTTCCTTTTACTATGCCTTGCTCTGAGCCCGAACGCGCTGGCCGTAGCGCAGATCGAAGAAACGAGCTTGAATCTGATGTCAGATGCACTAGAATGGCCAACGGCGACCATGTCTTCGCTGTACGATGCTGATGTGGAGGAAGAGATCGAAGATGAGGAGGTAGAAGGAGGCCGTGGTAACGGACGGCGATCCCTGTTCTGGAGAAGGATGAAGTACTACATCTCTTACGGTGCACTTTCGGCGAACAGGATCCCCTGTCCACCACGATCCGGTAGATCTTACTACACACACAACTGTTTCAAGGCAAGAGGACCCGCTCACCCTTACACCAGAGGTTGCTCCATCATCACCCGCTGCAGGAGATAG